A window from Cucumis sativus mitochondrion chromosome 1, complete sequence encodes these proteins:
- the atp8 gene encoding ATPase subunit 8: MPQLDKLTYFTQFFWSCLFFLTFYIPICNDGDGVLGISRILKLRNQLLSHRGKNIRSKDPNSLEDLLRKGFSTGVSYMYSSFKEVSQWCKAVDLLGKRRKITFLSCFGEISGSRGLERNIFYLISKSSYSTSSNPGWGIACRNEIMLIHVLHGQGSIVF; encoded by the coding sequence ATGCCTCAACTGGATAAATTGACTTATTTCACACAATTCTTCTGGTCATGCCTTTTCTTCTTGACTTTCTATATTCCCATATGCAATGATGGAGATGGAGTACTTGGGATCAGTAGAATTCTCAAACTACGGAACCAACTGCTTTCACACCGGGGGAAGAACATACGGAGCAAGGACCCCAACAGTTTGGAAGATCTTTTGAGAAAAGGTTTTAGCACCGGTGTATCCTATATGTACTCTAGTTTCAAAGAAGTATCCCAATGGTGTAAGGCCGTCGACTTATTGGGAAAAAGGAGGAAAATCACTTTTCTCTCTTGTTTCGGAGAAATAAGTGGCTCACGAGGTCTCGAAAGAAATATATTCTATTTGATCTCGAAGTCCTCATATAGCACTTCTTCCAATCCTGGATGGGGGATCGCTTGTAGGAATGAAATAATGCTAATCCATGTTCTACACGGCCAAGGAAGCATCGTTTTTTAA